The DNA sequence CCGTGATTTTGACCGCAGGATTATTGAGTTTAGCCAGCTTTTGGTTTGCCACTGTCTTGCCCGATTGCAGCCAAGTAAAAGTGGGGGGCGGTGCTCCTGTGGCAGCCGTTTCCAGCACCAGAGGTTGACCGACCTCAAGGACCTTTGCCACGGGATGTGTGGTGATGGCAGGGAGAGCGCGCAAGTCCAGCCTCACCTCGGCACTGGTCAGAGTGGTGGTGCTATTTCCCACCAACACGCGGTAGAGCCCTGTTTGCTCTGTCTGCACACCGGTGAAACTGAGGGTCTTGGTGCTGGCACCAGGAACGGGCCCCCAAACCTCGCCGTCTTTTTTCTGCCATTGATACTCCAAAGCCGTGCCTGTGGCAGTGACGGTGAAGCTGGCCTTAGCCCCAGGCAGCACGGCCAGTGAAACTGGCTGGCGGGTGATGACCGGGGACTTGTGACCACGGACCACATTGACATTGAATTTTTGATCCACCGGATGGTTATCCAGGTCGCGAGCGCGGAGGGTCACTTCGCTGCTACCCACGGCTAAACCTTCCAGACGCAAAGTACCGTCACTCTGCACGGTAGCGCGGACCACACCTTCGTTGCTTTCGGGGGTGTCAATCACCTCAAACTTAAAGGGGATAACTTGACGTGCGGAGAGGATCTTCACCGTCTGGCTTTCATCCATTTCAGTGGGCGCTGTGGTGCCTGTGACATTCATGGGCACTTCTTCGAAGGGCACTTTACTGCCATCCAAAATCACGCGACGATCCAGGCTAGCCGCCGTCCCGCCATTCGTGTTGTAGTCCTTGTAAACGCCGATGGGCAAAGCGGCGATGCCATCTACCACGTTCATCCCATCTCCCGCCACACGGGCGAAGACCGTGAAGCCAGAGTTTTGATTGTCCAGCTCTCCCGGCGTCGTGGTGCTGTTATCCTTCAAGTTGAAGAAGAAGTCATGCGTGGCGCTGTCAGGATTCCCCCCCACCTTGGCATGGGCAATGGTTCCGCGAAGGTTAGAAATACCCGGTTCATTGAAGGAAGGTGGCCTTTTCAATAAGGATGAAAACACATTCGGTGACTGGATCGGGACATAAGCGCCTGTCTGCACGATGAAGTTAGGCACGGAACGATGAACGATGACGCCGTTATAGGCCCCTGTTTCCACATAACCCATGAAGTTTTCGACGGCCTCAGGCGTCAGGCTGGGGTAGAGCATCAAGTCCACATCGCCACGATTAGTCCGCAGCCTAACGGCAAGTTCAGTATCTGCATCGGCAAACTTATCAGCCAAATTGACTGAGAACTGCGCGCCCTGTCCCACAGTGATATCGGGAATGTCTTTGGCCACCGTCGGGTTGGCATCGGGGCGTGGGATCCGCAGCATGAGCGGCACCGTGGCCGAGCCTGTGATGTACGTTACCGTCATGGGGCAGGCGAAGACGCCGTGCTCCGTCGGGCTGCCACTGATGATGCCCGATTGATCGTTAAAGGTCAGTCCATCCGGCAGGTTGGTGACCGTCCAAGACACCCGCTCCAGGGGAGCTGAGACCTTCATTTCATAATTGAAGGGTTGGCCGATTTTGGCGGGATGATAAGTGCGACTGGTGAACCCACGGCGAGCAAAGGCTTTGGCCACGTTGCTGTCCGAAATGACGCCGGCAATATTGGACGGCTCGAGAGGATTGATGGCGATGGCTTGTACCTTAAAGTCGTACTCCGTATCCCGAGTGAGATTGACCGTTTGGGTGCCATTGAAATAAGCCGTCACAGTAGCACGGGTGGAGTTGGCCAGCATGTCTTGGGCATCGAACCATGGGGCGCTATCGGCACCACCGGAGGGGCGCACTTTAATCTGGTAATAACTCTCCGACACGGAGCTGTCCTGCCAGACGAGGTCCACCGCTTCCGAGACGCCGGATGTCGTGGCTGTCAGTCCCTGTGGAGCCAGGAGGGTGCCCGTGAGATTGGTATAAACGTTGCTGTAATTCGATAGGTCTGCGGGATCGAATGGGACGGTGGAGGCAGCGACTGGCACCGCCCGCACCCGCCACTCCATGTAGCCGCCGGGCACTACCGGGACGGAGATTGAACTGCTGTTTTTGGAAAGAGATCGACTGTACCAAGTCGTGGAGCCCACGGGACGAAACTGAAGCTCATAGTAGTCTTCATTGGTCGAGTTATCTTTCCATTGAAGGAGAATCGTCTGGCTATCAAGCTGAGTTCCCGTCAACTCGGTGGGCGTGGTCACACGTGGCACGATGTATTGATTGGTCGGGCCACCCGAAATGACCGGGGGAGGATAGGCGGTGGGAGCGACTAAATTGGTGAGATTGAGCTGACTGGTTGTCGCTGCCGTACTCTCGGTGTCCAAGCGTGATGCACGCAATCTAAAGTGGTAGGCGATACCGGGCACAAGTGCATGCTGAACCCTAACCTCAGTAAGATCCGTATCTGCTGTGCCCTCACGGTTATCAAACAAATGTAAGGAACCGAGGGTGGCATAAGCCGTATCAGCCTCGCTGGCTTTCTTGTAATAAATCTGGTGGCGACGCTCGCCGGTGCTCTTGTCCTTCCAGCTAAATTTCAAAACGCCATCGGACTCTTGAGTCACCCGAAAATTTTCGGGAGCAACGAGAGTGGCAGTTTTTTTTTGGCTCAGGTATTCCACCTGCGGACTGACACTGCCCTCCACAGCAGCCCCGTTGTATTTGTAGGCGACGACACGAAACTGCAGGAGGAAATTCTCCCCCACATCCAAGGCTACCACTTCGCCCGTTTGGTTGGCTTGGACGAATGTGAGAGTACTGAAGGGCCCTGTGTTCCCAGCACGGGCTTCGATGCGGAAGCCTGTCTCATCCAGAGAATTGTCATCCCAAAGGATCATGTATTCGCGAGCGGTGACATCCAACACACTCGGCGTTTGTTGATTGATCAGCAGCGTCGTCTTGATCCGGACATTTGAAGGGGCCTTCGGTGCTACAGCCCCAGCGGGCAGGGCCACGCTGGCCGCTAAGGCGCACAGAGGCAAAACCCAAGCACGCGCACGAGAGACGTAGGATGAGAATGAAAAAGACATAAAAAGAAAGGCGCGGTTGGGGGAAACCTGAAAGGTCTATGTTTGAGACCCCGAAATCGTAACGTTTGTTCGAGTAAAATACCCTTTTTGTCATTACATCGTCAATCTTTTTGCGATTCAGTGTCAGCTTTTGCTCGCCCTGACTCCCCTCAAGTTTCAAAATCCGACCCATGATGCGATTCCAGGTTTTCTTTTTATCCCTGAGTCTGAGTGCCACTCTCCAGGCGCAAGTGACTCCCCAGTTCCGCGAACAAGAAATCGACGACAAAGTGGGCATCGGCTACGGTCTGGCGCTGGCAGATGTGGATGGCGATGGTAAAACGGACATCCTTTTGGCAGATAAAGACATCATCGCCTGGTACCAAAACCCCACCTGGACGAAGCATGTCATCGCGGAAAAACTGACGGAAAAGGACCATGTCTGCATCGCCGCACGAGATACGGATGGCGATGGCAAAGCCGAAATCGCCGTGGGAGCCCAGTGGAACCCTGGCGATACGGAAACCAGCGGGGCCGTTTTTTACCTGCAACCGCCTGCGGACCGCACCCAACGGTGGAAACCCATCCAGCTCAGTCATGAGCCCACCACCCACCGAATGCGCTGGGTGAGAAACCGCGCAGGCCGCTATGACCTCATCGTGGCCCCGCTGCACGGCCGCGGGAATAAGAATGGTGCAGGCGTGGGAGTCCACATCCTGGCTTACCATAAACCGGAGGATGTGACCCAGCCGTGGAACACGACGCTGGTGCATGACAGCATGCACATGACGCACAACTTTGAGGTGGTGCCCAGCCCTGCCAATGAGGCGGAACCTCTGCTGCTGGGAGGCCGCGAAGGCATCGTGCGCCTGACTCCAGGAGATGCAGGCTGGAAAGCCCAGTGGGTGACCAAGCATGACACGCCGGAACTTCTCGGCGTGGGAGAGGTGCGCTGGGGTGCCTTTGCCGGTGGGCAACCTTACGTGGCGGCGATCGAGCCCATGCATGGCAACCAAGTCGTGATCTACACCCCACCGCCCGAGGGCCCGAAAGATGGCCTGTGGCAGCGCCAAGTGCTGGATGACACCCTGGTGGATGGTCATGCCCTAGCCTGCTATGATTATTTAGGTCTGAACAATCGCCAAATCGCTGTGGGCTGGCGTGCTCACCACAAGATTGGCACTCGGGTAGGCGTGAAACTTTTCTACACGACCAAGGAAGATGGCAGCGGCTGGCAGCAGCAGTTGGTGGATGACAACACCATGGCCTGCGAAGACCTCATGGGAGCCGATTTGGATGGAGACCGGGACACAGACCTCATCGCGGCAGGTCGAGGAACCAAGAATCTCAAGATTTACTGGAATTTACGGCAATAATCAGCAGAAAAAGATCTGCATCCACCTGGGAAGGGCCGTTGCAAAAGGACCTTTTTCGCTAAGGTGAACTCCGCTATGAATATTGCACGACTCACCCTTGGGCTCATTCTGGGCAGTGTTCTCACTGCCTGCCAAGTACCTGTCTCCTTTGTCAGGCAGGAAGTCATTCGCAAACCGATCCTGGTCCAGCCAGTCAATTCCTCCAGCAGCCCGCTTTATGTTTGGCATGGCAGCGGCCAGCCGGGACCAGTGAGAGTGACGATCGACCTCAGCGAGCAGAAAGCCTACATCTTCCGCAACAGTGAAAATGTAGGCTGGAGCTATGTGGCCACGGGTCGCAGTGGTTACCGCACTCCGACCGGCACCTTTGTCATCTCTGAGAAGGTGGTGAACAAACGCTCCAACAAATACGGCAGCATCGTGGATGCGAACGGCAACGTGATCCGTGGCAATGCCACCGCCGGCGTGCATAGCGCTGCGGGTGGCCGATTCCAGGGTGCTAAAATGCCCTACTGGATGCGCCTGACTAACAACGGTGTGGGCATGCATGCAGGGGCTATCCCAAATCCCGGCTCACCTGCATCTCACGGCTG is a window from the Prosthecobacter dejongeii genome containing:
- a CDS encoding FG-GAP repeat domain-containing protein, with the protein product MMRFQVFFLSLSLSATLQAQVTPQFREQEIDDKVGIGYGLALADVDGDGKTDILLADKDIIAWYQNPTWTKHVIAEKLTEKDHVCIAARDTDGDGKAEIAVGAQWNPGDTETSGAVFYLQPPADRTQRWKPIQLSHEPTTHRMRWVRNRAGRYDLIVAPLHGRGNKNGAGVGVHILAYHKPEDVTQPWNTTLVHDSMHMTHNFEVVPSPANEAEPLLLGGREGIVRLTPGDAGWKAQWVTKHDTPELLGVGEVRWGAFAGGQPYVAAIEPMHGNQVVIYTPPPEGPKDGLWQRQVLDDTLVDGHALACYDYLGLNNRQIAVGWRAHHKIGTRVGVKLFYTTKEDGSGWQQQLVDDNTMACEDLMGADLDGDRDTDLIAAGRGTKNLKIYWNLRQ
- a CDS encoding L,D-transpeptidase family protein, giving the protein MNIARLTLGLILGSVLTACQVPVSFVRQEVIRKPILVQPVNSSSSPLYVWHGSGQPGPVRVTIDLSEQKAYIFRNSENVGWSYVATGRSGYRTPTGTFVISEKVVNKRSNKYGSIVDANGNVIRGNATAGVHSAAGGRFQGAKMPYWMRLTNNGVGMHAGAIPNPGSPASHGCIRLPYTMAQQLYEVAPSGTRVTIVP